TCGGTCATCATCGCTGCCGCAGGGCGCGGTGAGCGTCTGGGAGGGCCGGTTGCAAAGCAGTGGCTGTCGCTCGGCGACACCACGTTGGTCGAGCATAGCGTTCGAGCCTTTGCTCGCGTGCCACGCGTCGATGAGATCCTGGTCGTCGTGCCAGACGTCGACGCGCCCGAAGCGCGGTCACTCGCCGAGCGCCCCTGTGGTAAGCCGCTGCGTCTCGTCGCGGGAGGGGCACGGCGGCAAGACTCCGTCGCGAACGGGTTTCATGCCTCGGCGCCCGACGCCGACATCGTTTTGGTGCACGATGCTGCGCGGCCATTCGTCACGCATACGATGATCGAACAGACGATCGATGCCGCGGCCGAATCGGGCGCCGCCGCCGTCGCGCTTGCGGTCCACGATACGGTGAAGCAGGCCAGCGTGGAGGATGGCCGGCCCATCGTCCAGCGGACGCTGCCGCGTGAGACGATCTTTCTGGCGCAAACACCGCAAGGCTTCCGGCGTGAGGTGCTGGCGGAGGCTGTCGACCTTGGCACCCGCGGTGCCGCGGCGACCGATGAAGCGGGGCTCGCCGAGCAGGCAGGCCATCGCGTGCGCCTGGTGACCGGCGACGCAGGGAACGTGAAGATCACGACGCACGCAGACCTCGCGCGCGGACGCGCCACGGTGGCACCTGGACGGCCGCGCCTCCGGATCGGCGCTGGCTACGATTTGCACCGCCTTGGTTCGGGGCGCCCGCTGATACTCGGGGGTGTGCGTATCCCGTTTGAGCGCGGTCCAATTGCGCACTCTGATGGAGACGCCGTGTGCCACGCCGTGACCGACGCCCTGCTGGGCGCTGCCAACCTCGGTGACATCGGCTCGCTGTTTCCGGATACCGACCCGCGCTGGGAGGGGGCCAACAGTGTGACGATGCTCGAGGCGGCGGCACGACGCGTCCGTGAGGCGGGCTGGGAAATCCTCAACATCGACGTCATCGTCATTGCCGAGCAGCCGAAGATCGGACCGCATGCAACCGTCATGCGCACCGTGCTGGCGGATGCGTTGGGCATCTCGGTGGCGGAGCTCAGCATCAAGGGTAAGACCAACGAGCAGGTCGATGCGACGGGCCGTGGCGAGGCGATCGCCGTTCATGCGGTCGCGCTGCTCGCTGGTTGCTAGGGCACGGGCAGGAAACAGGGTGAGCGGCGAAGGCGAGGCGTCCAGATGATCATTTTCGGCATCAACGCAGTCGGCGAGGCGTTGCGTGCCGGACGTGTCCTGAGCCTGCACGTGGGTGCCCGCAAGGACAGGCGGATCGAAGAGCTGCTGGCGCAGGCACGCGGTCGGGACGTGCGTGTCGAGCGAGTCGATACCGTGATGCTCGATCGAATGGCGGGCGGCGGTCGGCATCAGGGGGTGGTTGGGACAGTACAGGTGCCGCCGGCTCGAGCTCTCGAGGATCTCATCGACCGTGAGCAGCCCAGCCTGATTGTGGTGCTGGACGGCATCGAGGATCCTCAGAACGTGGGCGCGATTCTGCGGACGGTGGATGCGGCGGGCGGACGTGGTCTGGTGCGGCAACTGCGGCGAGCTGCGCCGCTGGGCGGTGCTGCGGCCAAGGCATCAGCCGGCGCCGTGGCCCATGTCCCTGTTGCCGACGTCGTCAACATTGCGCGTGCCCTCCAAGAACTGAAGCAGCTCGGCCTTTGGATTGTCGGGCTGGAGGGACGAGCAACGACGCCGTATGACGTGGTGGATTTGACACAGCCAACCGCGTTGGTGCTCGGGTCCGAGCGACGAGGGATGCGGCGCCTCGTGCGCGAGCAGTGCGACTATGTGGTCTCGATCCCGATGTCCGGGCAGGTCGAAAGCTTGAACGTGTCCGTGGCGGCCGGCGTCGTCTTGTTCGAGGCCCACCGGCAGCGGAGGCGCCAAGGCACGGCCCCGGTGCCGGCGGCGAGAAAGGCGAGATAATTGCCACAGACGCGTGTCTGGGATGATAAAGTTGCAAGGTTGGGGTCGCGACGGGAGTTGCGAGCTGGCACGACCTATGCTACACTGCCTTTTTTATCCGGCTGGCGTAGCTCAGTCCGGTAGAGCAGCTGATTTGTAATCAGCGGGTCGGGGGTTCGAATCCCTTCGCCAGCTCCATGGATTCATGATAGACCCGGCTGATCTACGTGCCGCTGGAAACGTCGCAAGTTGCTGCATTCCTGACAGTTACTCAGATATGAGCTTCGTGGCGCTACGGGCCCCTGCGCAGGGCTTCTGGCCGCCACTTCGCACGGTCTAGCCGCGTCGGGCCCCGGCAAGCCGCACCAGCGGGCTGCGCGCCGTGGTCGTGAAGTGTGGGCCGACGATAAAGCAGGGCGAGGTTGCGGAGCGGTCAAACGCAGCAGACTGTAAATCTGCCGCCCCAGTGGCTTCGGAGGTTCGAATCCTCCCCTCGCCACCAGCCTCCGGCTAGGTAAAGCCAGCATGGTGGGAAGCAGGCGTGGCTCCGCGGGTGTACCCGCTGAGGAGGCGAGGCGAGGCGCGAGGGCGGGAGTAACTCAGTGGTAGA
This genomic stretch from Luteitalea sp. harbors:
- the ispD gene encoding 2-C-methyl-D-erythritol 4-phosphate cytidylyltransferase; protein product: MKVSVIIAAAGRGERLGGPVAKQWLSLGDTTLVEHSVRAFARVPRVDEILVVVPDVDAPEARSLAERPCGKPLRLVAGGARRQDSVANGFHASAPDADIVLVHDAARPFVTHTMIEQTIDAAAESGAAAVALAVHDTVKQASVEDGRPIVQRTLPRETIFLAQTPQGFRREVLAEAVDLGTRGAAATDEAGLAEQAGHRVRLVTGDAGNVKITTHADLARGRATVAPGRPRLRIGAGYDLHRLGSGRPLILGGVRIPFERGPIAHSDGDAVCHAVTDALLGAANLGDIGSLFPDTDPRWEGANSVTMLEAAARRVREAGWEILNIDVIVIAEQPKIGPHATVMRTVLADALGISVAELSIKGKTNEQVDATGRGEAIAVHAVALLAGC
- the rlmB gene encoding 23S rRNA (guanosine(2251)-2'-O)-methyltransferase RlmB translates to MIIFGINAVGEALRAGRVLSLHVGARKDRRIEELLAQARGRDVRVERVDTVMLDRMAGGGRHQGVVGTVQVPPARALEDLIDREQPSLIVVLDGIEDPQNVGAILRTVDAAGGRGLVRQLRRAAPLGGAAAKASAGAVAHVPVADVVNIARALQELKQLGLWIVGLEGRATTPYDVVDLTQPTALVLGSERRGMRRLVREQCDYVVSIPMSGQVESLNVSVAAGVVLFEAHRQRRRQGTAPVPAARKAR